CCGCGACGTTGTCGAGCGCGACGGCCGCGAGCAGCGTCTTCACGAAGACGCCCTTCGATCGCGTCTCGCGCACGAGGCTCACGACCGTCGCGGGAGCCGTGTCGATCGACACCATCGCGAACAGCAGCGCGAGCTCGAACGGCACGCCCGCGACGCCGCGCAGCAGCGCGAAGACGAGCAGCGGCGTGATCGTCGCCTCGGTCGCGAGCAGCGCGAACAGCCGGCGCCCCGCGTTGCGCAGGCGGCGGAGGTTCAGGTGCGCACCGACCGTGATCGCGATCAGCCCGAGCGCGAGGTTCGTGAGCGGCTGGATGCCGTGGAGCGCGTCGTCGCCGACCCAGCCGAGCCCGCTCCCGCCGATCGCCGCGCCGCCGAGGATCTGCCCCGTGATGCGCGGGAGCCCGGCGCGGCGCGCCAGCTCGCCGAACGCCACGCCGGCGACGATCACGATCGCCAGGGCGAGCAGCGGGCTCGCGTTCGCGAGCGATGCCGGGTCGAGCGTCATGCGCGGCGAAGGTAGCCGCGCGCGCTTCAGAGCAGGTTGCGGAGGATCTCGACGCCGCCCACGCCCGTGCCGACGAGGCTGCCGATCGTCGTCAGCACGAAGACGAGGAAGACGCGCAGCAGCCGGCTCTGCCACCAGCGCCGCGCGTGCGCGAGGTCGTCGCCCACGCTCTGGAACTCGCGCACGAGCGGCGGCACGAGCCAGGCCTGGACGAAGGCCGCGACGTAGCCGGCGCCGATGACGGGGGTGAGGCTCGTGAAGGGCGCCGCGAGCCCGGCCGCGGCGATGGTGACCGGGTGCGCGAGCGCGAGCGCGCCGCCGAGCGCCGTCGGGATCGCGTTGGCGAGGAACCAGTAGAGCGCGTTGTCGCCCGCCTCGGCGACGCCCTTCGTCAGCCCGATCGCGACGAGCGCGCCGACGACGATCGCGGGCACGCCCCAGCCCACCCACTTCGCGATCGCCGAGACCGGAGGGATGCGCTCGATCTCGTCCATCTCGACGGGGCGTCGCTCCGCGAGCGCCGCGCGCATGCCGGCGACGTGGCCCGCGCCGACGACCGCGACGACGCGGTCGCCGCGCGCCTCGCGGATGCGCTGCGCGAGATAGGCGTCGCGCTCGTCGATCAGCACGCGCTTGAGCGTCGGCATCGCCGCGCCGAGCTCGCCCATCAGCTCGTTCAGCACGTCCTTGTCGCGGATCTCGCGCAGGCCCTCCTCGGTGATCTCGGGCG
This Myxococcota bacterium DNA region includes the following protein-coding sequences:
- a CDS encoding TraB/GumN family protein, giving the protein MSETRSDAAGGADDDAARSHRESPDVEVVAVDGREFVLVGTAHISRESVDLVRRVIEAEAPDCVCIELDAQRHEALSQERRFEDLDLREVIRKQQLATLLANLVLASYQKRLGGRLGVMPGSELLEASRVARELGIPVALCDRDIRITLRRAWHSLPWYRKAGLLSTMLASTLDAPEITEEGLREIRDKDVLNELMGELGAAMPTLKRVLIDERDAYLAQRIREARGDRVVAVVGAGHVAGMRAALAERRPVEMDEIERIPPVSAIAKWVGWGVPAIVVGALVAIGLTKGVAEAGDNALYWFLANAIPTALGGALALAHPVTIAAAGLAAPFTSLTPVIGAGYVAAFVQAWLVPPLVREFQSVGDDLAHARRWWQSRLLRVFLVFVLTTIGSLVGTGVGGVEILRNLL